The following coding sequences are from one Lolium rigidum isolate FL_2022 chromosome 6, APGP_CSIRO_Lrig_0.1, whole genome shotgun sequence window:
- the LOC124666460 gene encoding probable glutathione S-transferase GSTU6 isoform X2, protein MAPGAGGGDELKLLGAWPSPFLHRVRLALHLKGITNYEYVEEDLTNKSDLLLASNPVHKKIPVLLHDGRPVCESLVILQYLEDAFPGAGNALLPADPYDRAVARFWVAYADDIFFAAWIKSLMGTTEDEKAAGTTAALAALQTLEGAFGECSKGKPFFAGDEPGYMDVALGGYLGWMRAYEVVAGVNLLDAGRTPLLVAWAERFAGLDAAKGVFPEVDQIVQFAKALQAQTAASAAPNN, encoded by the exons ATGGCGCCCGGAGCCGGAGGAGGCGACGAGCTGAAACTACTGGGAGCGTGGCCGAGCCCGTTCTTGCACAGGGTGCGCCTCGCGCTGCACCTCAAGGGGATCACAAACTACGAGTATGTGGAGGAGGACCTCACCAACAAGAGCGATCTGCTCCTGGCCTCCAACCCCGTGCACAAGAAGATCCCTGTGCTTCTCCACGACGGCAGGCCCGTCTGCGAGTCCCTCGTCATCCTCCAGTACCTCGAGGACGCCTTTCCCGGAGCTGGCAACGCCCTCCTCCCCGCCGACCCCTACGACCGCGCCGTCGCCCGCTTCTGGGTCGCTTACGCTGACGACATT TTCTTTGCTGCGTGGATCAAGTCGCTCATGGGGACAACGGAGGATGAGAAGGCGGCGGGGACGACGGCCGCGCTTGCGGCGCTCCAGACGCTGGAGGGCGCGTTCGGGGAGTGCTCCAAGGGGAAGCCTTTCTTCGCCGGCGACGAACCTGGGTACATGGACGTGGCGCTCGGGGGCTACCTTGGTTGGATGCGCGCCTACGAGGTGGTGGCCGGCGTGAATCTCCTGGACGCCGGCCGAACACCCCTCCTGGTGGCGTGGGCGGAACGCTTTGCCGGTCTGGACGCTGCCAAGGGGGTCTTCCCGGAGGTCGACCAGATCGTCCAGTTCGCCAAGGCGCTGCAGGCACAGACTGCGGCCTCTGCTGCTCCGAATAACTGA
- the LOC124666460 gene encoding probable glutathione S-transferase GSTU6 isoform X1: MAPGAGGGDELKLLGAWPSPFLHRVRLALHLKGITNYEYVEEDLTNKSDLLLASNPVHKKIPVLLHDGRPVCESLVILQYLEDAFPGAGNALLPADPYDRAVARFWVAYADDIRMCAQFFAAWIKSLMGTTEDEKAAGTTAALAALQTLEGAFGECSKGKPFFAGDEPGYMDVALGGYLGWMRAYEVVAGVNLLDAGRTPLLVAWAERFAGLDAAKGVFPEVDQIVQFAKALQAQTAASAAPNN; encoded by the exons ATGGCGCCCGGAGCCGGAGGAGGCGACGAGCTGAAACTACTGGGAGCGTGGCCGAGCCCGTTCTTGCACAGGGTGCGCCTCGCGCTGCACCTCAAGGGGATCACAAACTACGAGTATGTGGAGGAGGACCTCACCAACAAGAGCGATCTGCTCCTGGCCTCCAACCCCGTGCACAAGAAGATCCCTGTGCTTCTCCACGACGGCAGGCCCGTCTGCGAGTCCCTCGTCATCCTCCAGTACCTCGAGGACGCCTTTCCCGGAGCTGGCAACGCCCTCCTCCCCGCCGACCCCTACGACCGCGCCGTCGCCCGCTTCTGGGTCGCTTACGCTGACGACATT CGTATGTGCGCGCAGTTCTTTGCTGCGTGGATCAAGTCGCTCATGGGGACAACGGAGGATGAGAAGGCGGCGGGGACGACGGCCGCGCTTGCGGCGCTCCAGACGCTGGAGGGCGCGTTCGGGGAGTGCTCCAAGGGGAAGCCTTTCTTCGCCGGCGACGAACCTGGGTACATGGACGTGGCGCTCGGGGGCTACCTTGGTTGGATGCGCGCCTACGAGGTGGTGGCCGGCGTGAATCTCCTGGACGCCGGCCGAACACCCCTCCTGGTGGCGTGGGCGGAACGCTTTGCCGGTCTGGACGCTGCCAAGGGGGTCTTCCCGGAGGTCGACCAGATCGTCCAGTTCGCCAAGGCGCTGCAGGCACAGACTGCGGCCTCTGCTGCTCCGAATAACTGA